Proteins encoded together in one Halothermothrix orenii H 168 window:
- a CDS encoding manganese catalase family protein: MWTYKKILQYPANIRRKDPEFASLVITQFGGPDGELSAGVRYLSQMYTMPFPEGKAILNSIGTEELAHWEIIGTLVYKLVKDVPPQVLREAGFGAHYAQHGRANYPSDAAGVPWTAAFIQSHEDPVASLHEDLAAEEKARATYEYLIDMTNDPAIIDTLSFLRMREVVHFQRFGEALDLLYDYMEDHHDEYEF; encoded by the coding sequence ATGTGGACTTATAAAAAAATACTCCAATACCCGGCCAATATCCGGAGAAAGGACCCCGAATTCGCCAGTCTGGTTATAACCCAGTTCGGTGGACCCGATGGAGAATTATCTGCCGGTGTAAGATATCTCTCCCAGATGTATACCATGCCTTTCCCGGAAGGGAAAGCTATTTTAAACAGTATTGGAACTGAAGAACTGGCCCACTGGGAGATAATCGGAACCCTGGTTTACAAACTCGTTAAGGATGTTCCCCCTCAGGTCCTGCGGGAAGCAGGTTTTGGTGCCCACTATGCCCAGCACGGTCGGGCCAACTATCCCAGTGATGCAGCTGGTGTCCCCTGGACTGCTGCCTTTATACAGTCTCATGAAGATCCGGTAGCCAGCCTCCATGAAGACCTGGCTGCTGAAGAAAAAGCCCGGGCTACCTATGAATATCTTATTGACATGACCAATGATCCTGCTATTATAGATACCCTGTCATTTTTGAGAATGAGAGAGGTAGTCCATTTCCAGAGGTTCGGGGAAGCTCTGGATCTTTTATATGACTATATGGAAGACCACCACGACGAATACGAATTTTGA
- the cysK gene encoding cysteine synthase A yields MAIYKNVSELIGKTPIVKLNRLNPENSPEILVKLEMFNPGSSIKDRICYNMIRDAEEKGKLKPGGTIVEPTSGNTGIGLSLIGAARGYNVILTMPETMSIERRKLLKAFGAQVVLTPGDKGMQGAIDRARELVKNNDNYFMPQQFQNPANPEIHRKTTAKEILEDTDGKIDYFVAGVGTGGTLTGTGEVLKEHNPNIKVVAVEPEDSPVLSGGEPGPHQIQGIGAGFIPDVLDTDLIDRVIKVGNEEAMETARNLARQEGLLVGISSGAAVKAALKLAKGVDPDKTILVIAPDTGERYLSTDLFK; encoded by the coding sequence ATGGCTATTTACAAAAATGTCTCGGAGTTAATAGGTAAAACACCTATCGTAAAACTTAACAGATTAAACCCTGAAAATTCACCTGAAATTCTGGTCAAACTGGAAATGTTCAATCCCGGAAGCAGTATTAAAGACAGAATCTGCTATAACATGATCAGGGATGCTGAAGAAAAAGGTAAATTAAAACCTGGAGGCACCATTGTAGAACCGACCAGTGGTAACACCGGAATCGGCCTCTCCCTTATCGGGGCAGCCAGGGGTTATAATGTTATCCTGACAATGCCTGAGACCATGAGTATTGAAAGGCGAAAGCTTTTAAAGGCCTTTGGGGCTCAGGTAGTCTTAACCCCCGGGGATAAAGGAATGCAGGGGGCAATCGACAGGGCCCGGGAACTTGTCAAAAATAACGATAACTACTTTATGCCCCAGCAGTTCCAGAACCCGGCCAACCCGGAAATCCATCGTAAAACCACAGCAAAAGAAATCCTCGAAGATACTGATGGTAAGATAGACTATTTTGTAGCCGGGGTCGGTACCGGCGGTACCCTGACCGGAACCGGAGAGGTTTTAAAAGAACACAATCCCAACATTAAAGTAGTGGCGGTGGAACCTGAAGATTCCCCGGTTCTCTCAGGAGGTGAGCCCGGCCCCCATCAAATACAGGGTATTGGAGCCGGTTTTATCCCCGATGTTCTGGATACAGATTTAATTGACAGGGTTATTAAAGTCGGTAATGAAGAGGCTATGGAGACAGCCAGAAATCTGGCCAGACAGGAGGGCCTCCTGGTCGGTATATCTTCCGGGGCAGCCGTTAAAGCTGCTCTAAAACTGGCCAAAGGAGTAGACCCTGATAAAACTATCCTGGTTATCGCCCCCGATACCGGAGAAAGATATTTAAGTACTGATCTATTCAAATAA
- the cysE gene encoding serine O-acetyltransferase: MFKTLKEDVRAVFDRDPAANNLLEVLFCYSGLHAIMFHRISHWFYNHGLKTMARFISQVARFLTGIEIHPGARIGKGFFIDHGMGVVIGETTEIGDYVTIYQGVTLGGTGKEKGKRHPTIGNNVMIGAGAKVLGSITIGDNSRIGAGSVVIDNVKPNSTVVGVPGRVVAREGVRIHTELDLNHRQLPDPIGETIEALIRRITDLEEELKEITSATEPEEEELAEEERIKEKIKKVRTEHAAG; this comes from the coding sequence ATGTTTAAAACCCTTAAAGAAGATGTGAGGGCTGTATTTGACAGAGACCCGGCTGCCAACAATCTTTTAGAGGTTTTATTTTGTTATTCGGGGCTTCACGCCATAATGTTCCATAGAATTTCTCACTGGTTTTATAACCATGGCCTTAAGACCATGGCCAGGTTTATATCCCAGGTGGCCCGGTTTTTGACGGGGATAGAGATTCACCCCGGGGCCCGTATCGGTAAAGGTTTTTTTATTGACCACGGAATGGGTGTCGTTATTGGCGAGACCACTGAGATTGGGGACTATGTTACCATCTACCAGGGGGTAACCCTGGGGGGGACAGGTAAGGAGAAGGGTAAACGCCATCCCACTATCGGTAATAATGTTATGATCGGAGCCGGAGCCAAGGTACTGGGTTCCATAACCATAGGTGATAATTCCAGGATTGGAGCCGGTTCAGTGGTAATAGACAATGTAAAACCCAACTCCACAGTGGTCGGTGTACCCGGGCGGGTAGTGGCCCGGGAGGGTGTCCGGATTCATACTGAACTGGATCTAAACCACCGCCAACTCCCTGATCCTATTGGTGAGACCATTGAAGCCCTGATAAGGCGGATAACAGACCTTGAAGAAGAACTTAAGGAAATAACTTCAGCGACTGAGCCAGAGGAGGAAGAATTAGCTGAAGAGGAGAGAATTAAAGAGAAAATCAAGAAGGTAAGGACAGAACATGCTGCCGGTTAA
- the purE gene encoding 5-(carboxyamino)imidazole ribonucleotide mutase — protein MPDKKVEVGIVMGSDSDLPVMEDAAKFLDEMGIGYEMRVISAHRTPDIAKEYATSALDRGLKVIIAGAGKAAHLAGVLASFTPLPVIGVPVRTSTLGGADSLYSMVQMPSGVPVATVALNGAKNAAILALQIMATGDRDKMDKMIEFKKRLKKETINKDKNLKNKMS, from the coding sequence ATGCCTGATAAAAAAGTAGAAGTGGGAATAGTGATGGGCAGTGATTCTGATTTGCCGGTTATGGAAGATGCGGCAAAATTCCTTGATGAGATGGGAATCGGATATGAAATGAGGGTTATCTCGGCCCACCGCACCCCTGATATAGCTAAGGAGTATGCTACCTCGGCTCTGGACAGGGGGTTAAAGGTAATCATTGCCGGGGCCGGTAAGGCCGCTCACCTGGCTGGTGTCCTGGCCAGCTTTACCCCTTTACCTGTTATTGGAGTGCCGGTCCGGACTTCGACCCTGGGAGGGGCTGATTCTCTCTACTCCATGGTCCAGATGCCATCCGGGGTTCCGGTAGCTACGGTGGCCTTGAACGGAGCCAAAAATGCCGCTATCCTGGCTCTGCAGATTATGGCTACCGGTGACAGAGATAAAATGGATAAGATGATTGAGTTTAAAAAGAGGTTAAAAAAAGAAACGATCAATAAAGATAAAAACCTGAAAAACAAAATGTCTTAA
- the purD gene encoding phosphoribosylamine--glycine ligase: MKILVVGSGGREHALVWKLYQSERVERIFVAPGNDGMAELAEIVNIKSNDIKGLADWAEENGIDLTVVGPEEPLVNGIVDEFESRGLRIFGPDKKAARIEGSKVFAKSILKKYNIPTAEFEVFTTFEEALAYLKQAEYPLVIKAEGLAAGKGVFIATDKEKACQAVEKIMEKRIFGDAGQRIVVEDFLEGEEVSVLALTDGKTIIPMVPAQDHKPVFDGDEGPNTGGMGAYSPVPFVGSDLQHEVYENILEPTVRALNKEGIKYKGILYAGLILTDSGPKVLEFNARFGDPETQVIIPRLKTDLVDLIDAVIDEKLEGKRLDWDDRAAVCVVLASGGYPFDYDTGYRIKGLEQLAQYDNFLIFHAGTKMEDGHFVTDGGRVMGITVLGNGLIDAINQVYQAVEDIYFEDMHYRTDIGYKAIVDDY; encoded by the coding sequence ATGAAAATTTTAGTTGTAGGAAGTGGGGGTAGGGAGCATGCCCTGGTCTGGAAGTTATACCAGAGTGAACGTGTTGAGCGGATATTTGTGGCCCCCGGTAATGACGGCATGGCCGAGCTGGCTGAGATTGTCAACATTAAAAGTAATGATATTAAGGGACTGGCTGACTGGGCTGAAGAAAACGGTATTGATCTTACGGTAGTCGGTCCTGAAGAACCCCTGGTTAACGGAATTGTCGATGAGTTTGAGTCCCGGGGCCTCCGTATTTTTGGGCCTGATAAAAAGGCAGCCCGGATTGAGGGGAGTAAGGTCTTTGCTAAAAGTATTTTAAAGAAATACAATATCCCTACTGCTGAATTTGAGGTATTTACTACCTTTGAGGAGGCCCTGGCCTATTTAAAACAGGCCGAATATCCCCTGGTAATTAAGGCTGAAGGGCTGGCTGCCGGGAAAGGTGTTTTTATTGCCACTGACAAAGAAAAGGCCTGTCAGGCTGTGGAGAAAATCATGGAAAAAAGGATTTTCGGTGATGCTGGTCAGAGGATAGTGGTTGAAGATTTTCTGGAAGGTGAGGAAGTCTCGGTACTGGCCCTGACTGACGGTAAGACCATAATACCCATGGTACCGGCCCAGGACCATAAACCGGTTTTTGACGGTGATGAGGGCCCCAATACCGGGGGGATGGGGGCGTATTCCCCGGTTCCCTTTGTCGGGTCTGACCTCCAGCACGAGGTATATGAAAACATCCTGGAACCGACCGTCAGGGCCCTGAATAAAGAGGGTATAAAATATAAGGGAATTCTCTATGCCGGATTGATTTTGACAGATTCAGGCCCCAAAGTGCTGGAGTTTAATGCCCGCTTTGGCGACCCCGAGACCCAGGTTATAATACCCAGGCTTAAAACAGATCTTGTTGATTTAATTGATGCTGTTATTGATGAAAAACTTGAAGGTAAAAGGCTTGACTGGGATGACAGGGCAGCCGTGTGTGTGGTTCTGGCATCAGGGGGTTATCCCTTTGATTATGATACCGGATACCGTATCAAAGGACTGGAACAGCTGGCCCAGTATGATAATTTCCTTATCTTTCATGCCGGGACTAAAATGGAAGACGGCCATTTTGTAACCGATGGTGGCCGGGTTATGGGAATAACCGTGCTTGGTAATGGATTAATAGATGCTATAAATCAGGTATATCAGGCTGTAGAGGATATATATTTTGAGGATATGCATTACCGGACCGATATTGGCTACAAGGCTATTGTTGATGATTATTAA
- a CDS encoding adenylosuccinate synthase — translation MGNKVVVGTQWGDEGKGKITDMLARTADVVVRYGGGNNAGHTVIVDGKKFELHLIPSGILYPEKVNVIGNGVVVDPEALVEEMNMLKEEGISLNNLYVSETAHVIMPYHRLLDKLEEKRKGDGKIGTTGRGIGPAYTDKVARRGLRVIDLLDEDTFYEKLKLALDYQNLLLEKVYQVEPMDIKEIMAQYKEYIEVLRPHVTNTSLLLDEAIKEDKKIFFEGAQGTLLDIDYGTYPYVTSSNPTAGGVCTGTGVGPVWIDDVIGVVKAYLTRVGEGPFPTELNNDIGDKLRDKGHEYGVTTGRPRRCGWLDIPILKHAVRVNGLTELALTKLDVLSGLREVKVCTGYRYGDRLIEEFPGNIDILSGCEPVYEVLPGWDDDITGVREYGDLPENARRYVKLIEDMVKVPVTIIGVGPGRKEAIRREKEVN, via the coding sequence ATGGGTAATAAAGTTGTGGTTGGAACCCAGTGGGGAGATGAAGGAAAAGGTAAAATTACAGATATGCTAGCCAGAACAGCCGATGTAGTAGTCCGCTACGGAGGAGGTAATAATGCCGGACATACTGTAATTGTAGATGGTAAGAAATTTGAACTCCACTTAATACCTTCCGGAATCCTGTACCCGGAAAAGGTTAATGTTATCGGAAATGGAGTTGTAGTTGATCCTGAAGCCCTGGTAGAGGAAATGAATATGTTAAAAGAAGAGGGCATTTCTCTTAATAACCTGTATGTCAGTGAAACAGCCCATGTCATCATGCCCTACCACAGGCTTTTAGATAAACTGGAAGAAAAGAGGAAGGGTGACGGCAAGATCGGTACTACAGGCCGTGGTATCGGACCGGCCTATACCGATAAAGTTGCCAGGCGTGGCCTCAGGGTTATAGATCTTCTCGATGAAGATACTTTTTATGAAAAACTTAAATTAGCCCTGGATTACCAGAATCTACTCCTTGAAAAAGTATATCAGGTTGAACCCATGGATATTAAAGAGATAATGGCTCAATATAAAGAATATATCGAAGTGTTAAGGCCCCATGTAACCAACACTTCACTGCTTCTGGATGAGGCAATTAAGGAGGATAAGAAGATATTCTTCGAGGGGGCCCAGGGAACCCTTCTTGATATTGATTATGGGACTTATCCATATGTTACTTCTTCAAATCCTACTGCCGGAGGGGTATGTACAGGTACAGGAGTTGGCCCGGTCTGGATTGATGACGTTATCGGAGTGGTAAAGGCCTACCTGACAAGGGTGGGCGAAGGCCCCTTCCCGACTGAACTCAATAATGATATCGGTGATAAACTGAGGGATAAAGGACATGAATACGGAGTGACCACCGGACGCCCCCGGAGGTGTGGCTGGTTAGACATCCCCATCTTAAAACATGCTGTCCGGGTTAATGGACTGACAGAACTGGCTTTAACAAAACTGGATGTCCTGTCAGGCCTCAGGGAGGTCAAGGTCTGTACCGGATATCGTTATGGAGACCGGCTTATAGAAGAATTCCCCGGAAATATTGATATTCTTTCCGGATGTGAGCCAGTTTATGAAGTGCTGCCGGGCTGGGATGATGATATTACCGGTGTCAGGGAGTATGGAGATTTGCCTGAAAACGCCAGAAGGTATGTGAAGTTAATAGAGGATATGGTTAAGGTTCCGGTAACCATTATCGGGGTTGGTCCTGGTCGAAAAGAAGCGATAAGGAGAGAGAAGGAGGTTAATTAA
- the purB gene encoding adenylosuccinate lyase — protein MLKRYSLPEMEYVWSEESKYNKWLEIEIAACQAWSRLGRIPGESVKKIKKNVELNVDRIKEIEKVTRHDMLAFVEGINETLGEESKYIHMGLTSSDVKDTALAMQLKDSCQLILKDLKNLKDVLKIQALNHKDTVMIGRTHGVHAEPVTWGLKLAIWYAEIERHIERMERVKEMVSVGKISGAVGTYANVDPRVEEYVCEELGLNPAPVSSQILQRDRHADYLNNLALIAASLEKFATEIRNLQRTDILEVEEGFRKGQKGSSAMPHKKNPIICERISGLARVVRGNVVPGLEDITLWHERDLTHSSVERIILPDSSILVDYMLNKFRMVLEELVVNDERMKENLNTTHGLIFSQKVMLALVDKGLSREEAYRLAQRNALKAWETGEDYQQLLKKDREVSTYLNGEEIDHIFDYYSFIQEIDHIFKKLGLE, from the coding sequence TTGCTTAAACGCTACAGTCTACCTGAGATGGAATACGTCTGGAGTGAAGAGAGTAAGTATAATAAATGGCTGGAGATTGAAATTGCTGCCTGCCAGGCCTGGTCCCGATTGGGGCGAATACCGGGCGAATCTGTTAAGAAAATTAAGAAAAATGTAGAGTTAAATGTTGACAGGATTAAGGAAATAGAAAAGGTAACCCGTCATGATATGCTGGCTTTTGTGGAAGGTATAAATGAAACCCTGGGAGAGGAATCCAAGTATATACATATGGGATTAACCTCTTCAGATGTCAAGGATACGGCTTTAGCAATGCAGCTTAAGGATTCCTGTCAGTTGATTTTAAAAGACCTTAAAAACCTGAAAGATGTTCTGAAAATCCAGGCTTTAAATCATAAAGATACGGTGATGATCGGGCGAACTCACGGGGTTCACGCCGAGCCGGTAACCTGGGGGTTAAAGCTGGCTATCTGGTATGCCGAGATTGAAAGGCATATAGAAAGGATGGAAAGGGTTAAAGAGATGGTCAGTGTCGGGAAAATATCCGGAGCGGTTGGCACCTATGCCAATGTTGACCCCCGGGTTGAGGAATATGTCTGCGAGGAACTGGGCTTAAACCCGGCCCCGGTTAGTAGCCAGATACTGCAGCGGGACCGCCATGCCGATTACCTCAATAACCTGGCGTTAATTGCCGCTTCCCTGGAGAAATTCGCCACCGAAATCCGTAACCTGCAGAGGACCGATATTCTTGAGGTGGAAGAGGGATTCCGGAAAGGGCAGAAAGGCTCTTCAGCCATGCCCCATAAAAAGAATCCAATTATATGTGAACGGATTAGCGGCCTGGCCCGGGTGGTCAGGGGTAATGTGGTCCCCGGGTTGGAGGATATTACCCTGTGGCATGAGCGGGATTTAACCCATTCTTCAGTGGAAAGGATAATTTTACCCGACAGTTCTATTCTGGTTGATTATATGTTGAATAAATTCAGGATGGTCCTTGAGGAGCTTGTTGTTAATGATGAGCGGATGAAGGAAAACCTGAATACCACCCATGGGCTAATTTTTTCCCAGAAAGTAATGCTGGCGCTGGTGGATAAGGGATTGTCCCGTGAGGAGGCTTATCGCCTGGCCCAGCGTAATGCCCTGAAAGCATGGGAGACCGGTGAAGACTACCAACAGTTACTTAAAAAAGACCGGGAAGTGTCAACCTATCTTAATGGTGAAGAGATCGACCATATCTTTGATTACTATTCATTTATTCAGGAGATTGACCATATCTTCAAAAAACTTGGACTTGAATAG
- a CDS encoding DnaD domain protein: protein MKQVNVDRREKVNITSGSDRIIVEIGKDAVDAGLLKLLPGTSFPVLIYLLTHLERGNYVETNPTIIQSYLPSDVNLEDIENGLKFLSEHGIINIRQEREGDYTYRIYLGLDRLSEMLRTDNSNLNYNFNETEIRDYVINKKPVSREELARALMTFIPPDRNPALLRDEINHWLDDFDFKMIQELIRRVDKWLNNTDNPPEKAFSYLKGIIDDWYRKEIFDYNRLKHFDKLFRETRELARAYGIKGWQNVTPAHMETFQRWLDGKSSLSISVAKFAIKEAIKRKKDGQPSLKYIEDNFIKPWKKAGVKNVAEARKLLARKSPPPREEKNHTRGQKKKKKKKDRWDEFYWDFENFRET, encoded by the coding sequence ATGAAACAGGTAAATGTAGACCGCCGGGAAAAGGTTAATATTACCTCCGGTTCGGACAGGATAATAGTTGAAATAGGAAAAGACGCTGTTGATGCCGGTCTTTTAAAACTCCTTCCTGGAACTTCCTTCCCTGTTTTAATATATCTTTTAACCCACCTGGAAAGAGGCAACTATGTTGAGACCAATCCGACCATTATTCAGAGCTATCTCCCGTCTGACGTAAATCTGGAAGATATAGAAAATGGGTTAAAGTTTTTATCAGAACATGGTATAATAAATATTCGCCAGGAACGGGAAGGTGATTACACCTACCGGATTTATCTTGGATTAGACCGGCTTTCTGAAATGCTCAGGACAGATAATAGTAACTTAAACTATAACTTTAATGAAACAGAAATCCGGGATTATGTTATTAACAAAAAGCCTGTCTCCCGGGAAGAACTGGCCAGGGCCTTGATGACCTTTATTCCCCCTGACCGGAATCCAGCCCTGCTCCGGGATGAAATCAACCACTGGCTGGACGACTTCGATTTTAAAATGATCCAGGAATTAATCCGCCGGGTTGATAAATGGCTCAACAATACCGATAACCCCCCGGAAAAGGCCTTCAGTTACCTTAAAGGGATTATCGATGACTGGTACAGAAAGGAAATCTTTGACTATAACCGCTTAAAGCATTTTGATAAACTCTTCCGGGAGACCAGGGAGTTAGCCAGGGCCTATGGTATCAAGGGCTGGCAGAATGTCACTCCGGCCCATATGGAAACTTTCCAGCGCTGGCTTGATGGCAAATCATCCCTGAGTATCTCGGTAGCCAAATTTGCCATTAAAGAGGCCATTAAACGAAAAAAAGATGGACAACCGTCCCTTAAATACATAGAGGATAATTTTATAAAACCCTGGAAAAAGGCCGGGGTTAAGAATGTAGCCGAAGCCAGAAAACTCCTGGCCAGGAAATCACCTCCTCCCCGTGAAGAAAAAAACCATACCCGGGGACAAAAGAAGAAAAAGAAGAAAAAAGACCGCTGGGATGAGTTCTACTGGGATTTCGAAAACTTCAGGGAAACCTGA
- a CDS encoding ATP-binding protein, producing MPFNFDPRRYQGKARSKYLEAQKRVARIHKKYPDVKKVDEYLNYLKREYNYLKVGLFNNKDNDSQKKLEDLKQEIEELEEHFNRLLDKHNIPRDYKEPDWDCPVCHDQGRIYENGRYRICSCVRKEELNHRREEGDLPRHLYKATFDSARLEYYDDNRKTDKDITYRENARLIYSYAHKFATRFSPGKLQRGLLIQGPIGSGKSFLLGCIANKLAERGIDFKYIVYTDLLQKIRNTYHDDSGGPVNEQVLIEEVQNASVLLIDDLGTEKASEFTAAVLYQIIDKRYREERPIIITTNYFVDELKERFEDMFEEMGERIFQRLIEMNRYVCLYGDVRAKIVAGQQEVNL from the coding sequence ATGCCTTTTAATTTTGACCCCAGACGATATCAGGGTAAGGCCAGAAGTAAATATCTTGAAGCCCAGAAAAGGGTTGCCAGGATCCATAAAAAATATCCTGATGTTAAAAAAGTTGATGAGTATTTAAATTATTTAAAGAGGGAATATAATTACTTAAAGGTAGGCCTTTTTAATAATAAAGATAATGATAGCCAGAAAAAGCTCGAAGATTTAAAACAGGAAATTGAAGAACTTGAAGAACACTTTAACCGCCTTCTGGACAAACATAATATCCCCCGGGATTATAAAGAACCTGACTGGGATTGTCCTGTTTGCCATGACCAGGGGCGGATTTATGAAAACGGCCGATACAGAATCTGCAGCTGTGTCCGTAAAGAAGAATTAAACCACCGGAGAGAAGAGGGAGACCTTCCCCGCCATCTCTATAAAGCCACCTTTGACTCAGCCAGGCTGGAGTACTATGACGATAACCGTAAAACCGATAAGGATATAACCTACCGGGAAAACGCCCGCCTGATCTATAGTTATGCCCATAAATTTGCAACCCGTTTTAGCCCGGGCAAGCTCCAGCGGGGGCTTCTCATTCAGGGGCCCATCGGGTCAGGTAAATCCTTTCTTCTGGGGTGTATTGCTAACAAGCTGGCCGAGCGGGGAATTGATTTTAAGTATATCGTCTACACCGACCTTTTACAGAAAATCAGGAATACCTACCATGATGACTCCGGAGGACCTGTAAACGAACAGGTCCTTATAGAAGAGGTCCAGAATGCCTCTGTTCTTCTCATCGATGACCTGGGAACGGAAAAAGCCAGTGAATTTACCGCTGCGGTCTTATATCAGATTATAGATAAGCGGTACCGTGAGGAAAGGCCGATAATTATCACCACCAATTACTTTGTTGATGAGCTTAAAGAACGTTTTGAGGATATGTTTGAAGAAATGGGAGAGAGAATTTTCCAGCGGCTTATTGAAATGAACCGTTATGTCTGCCTCTACGGTGATGTCAGAGCCAAAATAGTCGCCGGGCAACAGGAGGTTAACCTCTAA
- a CDS encoding replicative DNA helicase codes for MATEERYLQQFNNVQEQEFQLLGILLQYPQKIDEIADSLEVKHFQDPQAQLIYEILLNQFQRDNQISRTKLFLRLKQDGVIKKPEETIERLTSGFSTVDELKPTIDLIKQNYQRRLLVKAARKIQELAAKDLDIDDFQARAQELIFEATNETTDLEKHIFTMEEALMKSFEAYIDRKHNQADVGLPTGFISLDNLIGGFKKGHLNVIAASTSMGKTAFAINIAKNVLKRNVPVAIISLEMDAQEIIDRMIIQESGVNGWKYNQGQTSDEEDKRISKALDNLHELPLMISDERGLNVAQIRARLRKFKAQMGDLGLVIIDYLQMIQLPEEHAQNTARAVGQIVLQLRNMASELEVPIILISQISRSFTNRQDKRPVLSDLRDSGNIEEIADGVIFLYRHAHTSAAAREQAEKEGTENDTEVIVAKQRTGQTGAIKLYFEDEFIRFIDPENLSVEASMPGQG; via the coding sequence ATGGCTACTGAAGAAAGGTATTTACAACAGTTTAATAATGTCCAGGAACAGGAGTTCCAGCTTTTAGGAATACTCCTTCAGTATCCCCAGAAGATAGACGAGATTGCTGATTCCCTGGAGGTTAAACACTTTCAGGACCCCCAGGCCCAGCTCATCTATGAAATCCTGTTAAACCAGTTCCAGCGTGATAACCAGATTTCCCGGACCAAACTCTTTTTACGCTTAAAACAGGATGGGGTTATAAAAAAACCGGAGGAAACAATTGAACGCTTAACCTCAGGGTTCAGTACCGTTGATGAATTAAAACCAACTATTGACCTCATAAAACAGAATTACCAGCGGCGCCTCCTGGTCAAAGCAGCCCGCAAGATCCAGGAGCTGGCCGCTAAAGACTTAGATATAGATGATTTCCAGGCCCGGGCCCAGGAGTTAATCTTTGAGGCCACCAATGAAACCACCGACCTGGAAAAACATATTTTCACCATGGAAGAGGCCCTGATGAAGTCCTTTGAGGCCTATATTGACCGGAAACATAACCAGGCCGATGTCGGCCTCCCCACCGGCTTTATCTCCCTGGATAACCTCATCGGGGGCTTTAAAAAGGGCCATCTCAATGTTATTGCCGCTTCCACCAGTATGGGAAAGACGGCCTTTGCCATCAATATCGCCAAGAATGTTTTAAAGAGGAATGTCCCCGTTGCTATTATCAGTCTGGAGATGGATGCCCAGGAGATCATAGACCGGATGATTATTCAGGAATCCGGGGTTAATGGATGGAAATATAACCAGGGCCAGACCAGTGATGAGGAAGATAAACGGATTTCGAAAGCCCTGGATAACCTCCATGAACTACCCCTTATGATTTCTGATGAAAGGGGTCTAAATGTGGCCCAGATCCGGGCCCGGCTGCGAAAATTCAAGGCCCAGATGGGAGACCTGGGACTGGTAATTATCGACTACCTCCAGATGATCCAGTTACCTGAAGAACATGCCCAGAACACGGCCAGAGCTGTTGGACAGATAGTCCTCCAGCTGCGTAATATGGCCTCTGAGCTTGAGGTTCCCATTATCCTCATCTCCCAGATCAGCCGTAGTTTTACAAACCGTCAGGATAAAAGACCCGTCCTTTCTGACCTCAGGGATTCCGGTAACATTGAGGAAATTGCTGACGGGGTCATCTTCCTCTACCGGCATGCCCATACCAGTGCTGCCGCCCGGGAACAGGCAGAAAAAGAAGGTACTGAAAACGATACTGAAGTAATTGTGGCCAAGCAGAGAACCGGCCAGACCGGTGCCATCAAACTTTATTTTGAAGATGAGTTTATCCGTTTTATCGACCCTGAAAACCTCTCGGTTGAAGCCAGTATGCCTGGTCAGGGTTAA